In one window of Helianthus annuus cultivar XRQ/B chromosome 17, HanXRQr2.0-SUNRISE, whole genome shotgun sequence DNA:
- the LOC110922895 gene encoding uncharacterized protein LOC110922895 isoform X5, producing the protein MEGGMLKCRDTPMDYDDNEFSIHNVDLTEEGSSTVSPVLRPYDFDDGGHLSFDSLVENEVFLGITGQEDNQWIEEYSRGTSSSVVESRRDNVWSEAASSESVEMLLKSVGQGTLVTVSSDEPTNMDRNLKQDDESNHAQEAMVTDKEDEGALATEEPDVIDEPCSVSINPDPNLKQEDENNHTQEAIVTNEEDGALVTEQLDVGDDMDPNLKQDDGNGHAHEARVMSKEVGALVNEEIDASDDPCDLDTDVDRDLKQDDGNNHAHEAMILNKPQDQEEAKVSGGELDSDVIGNKCDLSEEKDDGICDDVNHEARDTVVELSENNLQEHSTSKIECGNLDASNECNLKKCSSSNECDCSTENMDDSIGSQTAHENCTNSDLLMTEACAEVSRDSKCAVTAFSAEPELNNDLMHEDSPAVAVKDDDKTKSENPAYVKSNVVSDLQSRYVEESEKPDSVCDPSELFCEGSSVNDVGIDMTNTWSSPKVITENTDLVASPKVHSENSNKDHNPAAKLSGSVAQQVNDEIQSSEQDGGMCIDRNLTFHEEGNASLPLDIDIAALDSQQNVESVLSPEGCKTQGSEADITILAEPVAAVKSDMVSSSDTKDRVHLHSKNVASSVHHYNEEKKEERFVGDGTCEYESLKAVGSMVDCASLSSVETGASPDRAGDGVLETSVENMNANMNDLAEETVDPVPCDSSAKVCDKVEAGGGMQESISGHHVNISIEQHTSTDVGLTSEYDDSHTRHEKDGSVSMDKIESVSPLIITNDDELSQSTRVEPSEGAISENTSLPEATGEGAINENTPLPEATEDVAVALTSECNDSQMRHDEDSSVSMDKLQSVSPLSDTNNTELSENTRVTSSEGAIDENTTLPEATKDVVLTSECDDGHMRHEEDGSVSEDKLQSVSLLLNANDTELSRSTGKTHNVGGINKNTSLPKAAEDVALTSECNYGHIDKLQSVSPLLNTNNTELSPNTSVKSSDSAVNENTPLPDAADNVLTTECDDSHMRNEEDSSVSPLLYTNNTEPSQSARVEPNDVAINENNSLPVPDVVLTSEGDDSHKEDSSVSMDKLQSVSPLLNTNNTEPSQSTRVNSGDGAIIENTALPEAEDVVRISECDDNHVRHEEGKLQSVSPLLDTNNTELSQSTRVGPSEGAINETASLPEATEDVQGKEQSISSNSDMKTDNSFTFEVSGTAGLTETCKGLQLFPASQSSNLSTTTEVPCIDSNKPIEDPAVTLQTPGSGTVITGGKERKTRRKSVGKESATKSKETTTIRQGRVKKSSPLTVTTPQSPPAAAAGHAIQFQELGSKEKSSPLPDLNNATCIFHQPFTDNQQVQLRAQILVYGSLISGMPPEEPHMIAAFGQSDAERKTWKDAWHACLNRDNGQKSHANTPRSDLKDLGLRTPDLGIKHSSPPAVSPLIPVPSPLWNMSTPSSVGFLSRSAAFQQPFAPIHPPTYHTPPNPLWLSQSPFFGQWGVASSPASTAARFSGLPITEAVKLTPVKFSGCGPHTYSVPVVHSALFSSQSTDGKNASGESKSRKRKKVTADVSTVMTPSAHPRIPFLVENQTDSVTTPVVTSIFSTSVTVSTPPASKSNRKVEEANVQEADVNATKTRQPSSTSRSTKRTKVTTSASVNQTPVSTQASEISLLAQNQTISVPAPALCTPFPTSVAMSTPGYRNAENALAVEETLSEVKKSKLQAENAALLAAAEVSNCQDVWSGLDRENNSGVVSDAEAKLMSSISAATTVAKMASAAAKIASNVAEQAKLMADEVFQSGKSETFSHVSHPSVVNKATPASILKSVDKSHETTDSYPNSIISAAREAARRRIEAASAASKHAENLDAIVKAAELAAEAVSQVGKIVAMSDSSALRKLAEAGPEGFWKISPLAYEQHQGGKNNIPDVFNEEDTKAVGVSTATNTRSPHTYAGHRIPQHISGIWEEHNIKEGCLVEVYKENGKCKGAWLAANVLSLKDEKALVCYTNIQSSDEEGSDNVKEWVAFEVEGIEEVPRIRIAHPMTTMRFEGSRKRRRTAVTDYAWSKGDRVDVWMHDCWREGIVVEPNKIDVTFLTVQFPAQGETSIVRSWHVRPTLIWKDRKWIEWNGGRASQGEAPKEKRMKLGSPDVNDTRKDKLPMIAEVGMHEEKGSLLPILSAKESCFNVGKGTDKPSGNLRTIQKDKARVVFGVPKPGKKQKFMAVSTQYVDGRSEKSNKNNTTNGSLKFSKPPGARGSKNDAMENQAIETKSRLLKSRKPPVPSFRTTTSRDSELSDADSVENASSRQNQTQVGSSSNKRRDPAKGPLPKKAFTFTSKPKSEQFNRGKLQVAPKVEVKNTSISQVNEPRRSNRKIQPTSRLLEGLQSSLTISKIPSVSHAVRRNVTTKGSTSHGTS; encoded by the exons ATGGAGGGAGGTA TGTTGAAATGCAGGGATACACCAATGGACTATGATGACAATGAATTCAGTATCCATAATGTCGATTTAACAGAAGAAGGGAGCTCCACAGTCTCTCCTGTTTTGCGTCCGTATGACTTTGATGACGGGGGACATTTAAGCTTCGATAGTTTGGTTGAGAACGAGGTTTTTCTTGGTATCACAGGTCAGGAAGACAATCAGTGGATCGAGGAGTACTCACGTGGTACTAGTTCAAGTGTGGTGGAATCTAGACGTGACAATGTATGGTCTGAAGCCGCTTCTTCAGAATCCGTTGAAATGCTTTTAAAATCAGTTGGTCAAGGGACCTTGGTGACCGTATCAAGTGATGAACCTACAAATATGGATCGTAATTTGAAGCAAGACGATGAAAGTAATCATGCCCAAGAAGCTATGGTAACTGACAAGGAAGACGAGGGGGCCTTGGCGACTGAAGAACCGGACGTTATTGATGAACCTTGTAGTGTATCTATAAATCCGGACCCTAATTTGAAGCAAGAGGATGAAAATAATCATACCCAAGAAGCAATAGTAACAAACGAGGAAGATGGGGCCTTGGTAACTGAACAATTGGATGTCGGTGATGACATGGATCCTAATTTGAAGCAAGATGATGGAAACGGTCATGCCCACGAAGCAAGGGTGATGAGCAAAGAAGTGGGGGCCTTGGTGAATGAAGAAATAGATGCAAGTGACGATCCTTGTGATTTAGATACAGATGTGGATCGTGATTTGAAGCAAGATGATGGAAACAATCATGCTCATGAAGCGATGATATTAAATAAGCCTCAGGATCAAGAGGAGGCTAAAGTTTCTGGTGGAGAGTTAGATTCAGATGTTATAGGTAACAAATGTGATTTATCTGAGGAAAAAGATGATGGTATATGTGATGATGTAAATCATGAGGCTAGAGATACAGTAGTTGAATTATCTGAAAACAATCTGCAAGAACATTCTACTTCCAAAATAGAATGTGGGAATCTGGATGCAAGTAACGAATGCAATTTGAAAAAGTGTTCCTCTAGCAATGAGTGTGATTGTAGTACCGAGAACATGGATGATTCAATAGGCAGTCAAACTGCACATGAAAACTGTACAAACAGTGATTTGCTGATGACCGAAGCTTGTGCTGAAGTTTCTCGCGATAGCAAGTGTGCAGTCACTGCTTTTTCTGCAGAACCTGAACTTAATAATGATCTTATGCATGAGGACTCACCTGCAGTTGCTGTTAAGGACGATGACAAGACTAAATCAGAGAATCCTGCTTATGTAAAGTCGAATGTGGTGTCGGATTTACAGAGTCGGTATGTTGAGGAATCTGAAAAACCAGACAGTGTATGTGACCCATCTGAGTTGTTTTGTGAAGGAAGCAGCGTTAATGACGTGGGTATTGATATGACAAACACGTGGTCATCACCTAAAGTGATTACTGAAAACACGGATCTTGTAGCAAGTCCAAAAGTTCACAGTGAGAATTCAAACAAGGACCACAACCCGGCTGCTAAGCTTTCTGGTTCAGTAGCACAGCAGGTAAATGATGAGATACAGTCATCTGAGCAAGATGGTGGTATGTGTATCGATCGTAATTTAACTTTCCATGAAGAAGGAAATGCAAGTTTGCCTCTTGATATTGACATTGCTGCACTTGATAGCCAACAAAATGTTGAATCAGTCTTGTCTCCCGAAGGCTGTAAGACTCAAGGATCTGAAGCTGATATCACCATTTTGGCTGAACCag TTGCCGCTGTGAAATCTGATATGGTGTCATCTTCTGACACTAAAGATAGAGTTCACTTACATTCTAAAAATGTTGCGAGTTCAGTTCACCATTATAATGAGGAGAAAAAGGAAGAAAGATTTGTCGGTGACGGAACCTGTGAATATGAGTCTCTCAAAGCTGTAGGTAGTATGGTAGATTGTGCTTCATTATCCTCGGTTGAAACAGGTGCATCCCCTGACCGTGCCGGGGACGGTGTACTAGAAACATCTGTTGAAAACATGAATGCAAACATGAATGATCTAGCAGAAGAGACTGTAGATCCCGTCCCTTGTGATTCATCAGCAAAAGTGTGTGATAAAGTTGAGGCAGGCGGTGGTATGCAGGAATCTATCTCAGGGCATCATG TTAATATTTCAATTGAGCAGCATACTTCTACTGATGTGGGGCTTACCTCGGAATACGATGATAGTCATACGAGGCATGAGAAAGACGGCTCTGTCTCTATGGATAAAATTGAATCTGTTTCCCCTCTTATAATCACAAACGATGATGAACTTTCTCAGAGTACAAGAGTAGAGCCCAGTGAAGGTGCCATTAGTGAGAATACCTCACTTCCAGAG GCAACCGGTGAGGGTGCCATAAATGAGAATACCCCACTTCCGGAGGCAACAGAAGACGTGGCAGTGGCTCTTACCTCAGAATGCAATGATAGTCAAATGAGGCATGATGAAGATAGTTCTGTTTCTATGGATAAACTTCAATCTGTTTCTCCTCTATCAGACACGAACAATACTGAACTTTCTGAGAATACAAGAGTAACGTCCAGTGAGGGTGCCATTGATGAGAATACCACACTTCCAGAGGCAACAAAAGACGTGGTGCTTACCTCAGAATGTGATGATGGTCATATGAGGCATGAGGAAGATGGTTCTGTCTCTGAGGATAAACTTCAATCTGTATCTCTTCTTTTAAACGCAAACGATACTGAACTTTCTCGGAGTACAGGAAAAACACACAACGTGGGTGGCATTAACAAGAATACCTCACTTCCAAAGGCCGCAGAAGATGTGGCGCTTACCTCAGAATGCAATTATGGTCATATTGATAAACTCCAATCTGTTTCTCCTCTTTTAAACACAAACAATACTGAACTATCTCCAAATACAAGCGTTAAATCCAGTGATAGTGCTGTTAATGAGAATACCCCACTTCCAGATGCAGCAGACAATGTGCTTACCACAGAATGTGATGATAGTCATATGAGGAACGAGGAAGATAGTTCTGTTTCTCCTCTTTTATATACAAACAATACTGAACCATCTCAAAGTGCAAGAGTTGAACCCAATGATGTTGCCATTAATGAGAATAACTCACTTCCAGTTCCAGATGTGGTGCTTACCTCAGAGGGCGATGATAGTCACAAGGAAGATAGTTCTGTCTCTATGGATAAACTTCAATCTGTTTCTCCTCTTTTGAATACAAACAATACTGAACCTTCTCAGAGTACACGAGTAAACTCCGGTGATGGTGCCATTATCGAGAATACTGCGCTTCCAGAGGCAGAAGATGTGGTGCGTATATCAGAATGCGATGATAATCATGTGAGGCATGAGGAAGGAAAACTTCAATCTGTTTCTCCTCTTTTAGATACAAACAACACTGAGCTTTCTCAGAGTACAAGGGTGGGGCCCAGTGAGGGTGCGATTAACGAGACTGCCTCGCTTCCGGAGGCAACAGAAGATGTGCAGGGAAAAGAACAATCAATTTCTTCAAACAGTGATATGAAAACAGATAATAGTTTTACTTTTGAGGTCAGTGGAACTGCTGGACTTACAGAAACATGCAAGGGTCTGCAGTTATTTCCTGCTTCTCAATCTTCTAATTTGTCAACG ACGACAGAAGTGCCTTGTATTGATTCTAACAAACCAATCGAAGATCCTGCTGTTACTCTTCAAACACCTGGAAGCGGGACCGTTATTACAGGAGGTAAAGAGCGTAAAACAAGGCGAAAGTCAGTCGGCAAAGAAAGTGCGACGAAAAGTAAGGAAACAACTACTATACGACAGGGAAGAGTAAAGAAATCATCTCCTCTGACGGTAACCACCCCACAATCACCACCAGCAGCGGCAGCTGGTCATGCTATTCAGTTTCAAGAGTTGGGGTCCAAAGAGAAATCATCTCCTCTGCCTGATTTGAATAATGCAACCTGTATATTTCACCAGCCTTTTACTGATAATCAACAAGTTCAACTGCGAGCACAAATACTGGTATATGGATCACTGAT ATCAGGGATGCCGCCTGAAGAGCCCCACATGATTGCTGCATTTGGACAGTCTG ATGCTGAAAGAAAGACATGGAAGGATGCTTGGCACGCTTGTCTGAATAGAGATAACGGTCAGAAATCCCATGCCAACACCCCACGATCAG ACTTGAAGGATCTTGGCCTTAGAACTCCGGATCTAGGAATCAAACATAGTAGTCCGCCAGCTGTCAGTCCATTGATTCCTGTTCCGTCGCCTCTTTGGAACATGTCTACCCCATCTTCTGTTGGTTTCCTGTCAAGAAGTGCCGCTTTTCAACAACCGTTTGCTCCTATACATCCTCCTACTTATCACACTCCACCCAACCCTCTGTGGCTATCTCAGAGTCCTTTTTTTGGACAATGGGGCGTTGCTTCTTCACCAGCTTCTACTGCCGCTCGTTTTTCCGGATTACCCATAACCGAGGCAGTAAAGTTGACACCTGTCAAGTTTTCTGGTTGTGGCCCACATACGTATTCTGTTCCTGTTGTTCATAGTGCTTTGTTTTCTTCCCAATCTACCGATGGGAAAAACGCTTCCGGTGAATCAAAAAGCAGAAAGAGGAAGAAGGTTACTGCTGATGTTAGTACTGTGATGACTCCTAGTGCTCATCCTCGTATTCCGTTTCTGGTTGAAAACCAGACAGATTCAGTTACCACTCCTGTTGTTACTAGTATTTTTTCTACTTCGGTTACTGTATCAACACCACCTGCTTCTAAAAGCAACAGAAAAGTTGAAGAGGCTAATGTGCAAGAAGCAGATGTGAATGCAACCAAAACACGACAGCCTTCTAGTACCTCAAGAAGTACAAAAAGAACAAAGGTTACCACCAGTGCGTCCGTCAACCAGACCCCTGTTTCAACACAAGCTTCGGAGATTTCTTTACTCGCTCAAAATCAGACGATTTCAGTACCTGCTCCTGCTTTATGTACTCCGTTTCCTACATCAGTTGCCATGTCAACACCTGGGTATCGAAACGCGGAGAATGCTCTAGCTGTAGAAGAGACGTTGAGCGAAGTCAAGAAGTCAAAGCTACAAGCGGAGAATGCTGCTCTGCTTGCCGCTGCTGAAGTCAGTAACTGCCAGGATGTATGGAGCGGACTCGATAGAGAAAACAATTCTGGTGTTGTTTCAGATGCTGAAGCTAAGTTAATGTCTTCAATATCCGCTGCTACTACTGTTGCTAAGATGGCATCAGCGGCTGCTAAAATCGCATCGAATGTTGCCGAACAAGCTAAGTTAATGGCGGATGAAGTATTCCAATCCGGCAAAAGTGAAACTTTTAGTCATGTTTCACATCCGAGTGTCGTCAACAAAGCTACACCTGCTTCTATTTTGAAGAGTGTGGACAAAAGTCACGAAACAACCGACAGCTATCCCAATTCAATTATTTCTGCTGCCAGAGAAGCTGCTCGGCGCAGAATCGAAGCTGCTTCAGCTGCTTCGAAGCATGCGGAAAATCTTGATGCTATTGTGAAGGCTGCTGAATTAGCAGCAGAAGCTGTATCACAAGTGGGAAAAATCGTTGCGATGAGTGATTCATCAGCTTTGAGAAAGTTGGCAGAAGCgggtcctgaaggtttctggaaGATATCACCGTTAGCATATGAGCAGCACCAGGGTGGTAAAAACAACATTCCTGATGTGTTCAATGAAGAGGATACTAAAGCTGTTGGTGTTTCTACAGCAACAAATACACGATCACCTCATACCTATGCTGGACACCGCATTCCGCAACATATTTCAGGAATTTGGGAAGAGCATAACATTAAGGAGGGTTGCCTCGTTGAG GTATACAAGGAAAATGGTAAGTGTAAAGGTGCCTGGTTAGCAGCTAATGTATTAAGTTTGAAGGATGAAAAGGCGTTGGTCTGTTACACTAATATCCAATCTTCAGATGAAG AAGGGTCAGATAACGTAAAGGAATGGGTGGCGTTTGAAGTAGAAGGCATCGAGGAGGTACCTAGGATACGGATTGCTCATCCTATGACTACCATGCGGTTCGAGGGGTCAAGAAAGAGACGCAGAACAGCTGTCACGGATTACGCTTGGTCAAAGGGAGACAGAGTTGATGTTTGGATGCACGATTG TTGGCGCGAGGGAATTGTTGTGGAGCCAAACAAGATCGATGTAACTTTCCTAACTGTTCAATTTCCAG CGCAAGGAGAGACGTCAATTGTTCGATCATGGCATGTCCGGCCAACTCTTATCTGGAAGGATAGAAAGTGGATTGAATGGAACGGAGGCCGTGCTTCTCAG GGCGAGGCACCAAAGGAAAAACGAATGAAACTCGGTAGTCCTGATGTCAACGATACAAGAAAGGACAAATTGCCAATGATTGCAGAGGTGGGAATGCATGAAGAAAAAGGATCACTATTACCGATATTATCTGCGAAAGAAAGTTGTTTCAATGTCGGTAAAGGCACCGACAAACCTAGCGGCAATCTTAGAACAATCCAGAAGGATAAGGCAAGAGTCGTTTTTGGTGTCCCTAAACCTGGAAAGAAACAGAAATTTATGGCGGTCAGCACACAATACGTTGATGGCAGAAGCGAGAAAAGCAACAAAAACAATACGACAAATGGCTCATTAAAGTTTTCAAAGCCACCTGGTGCCCGTGGATCGAAAAATGATGCCATGGAAAATCAAGCGATTGAAACCAAATCCAGACTCCTCAAGTCTAGAAAACCACCAGTTCCTAGTTTCAGAACCACAACTAGTCGTGATTCTGAACTGTCAGATGCAGATTCTGTTGAAAATGCATCAAGTCGGCAAAACCAGACGCAAGTTGGGTCATCTTCTAACAAGAGGAGAGATCCAGCAAAAGGCCCCCTTCCAAAGAAAGCTTTTACTTTCACATCAAAGCCTAAATCTGAGCAATTTAACAGGGGAAAACTACAAGTAGCACCCAAAGTAGAGGTGAAGAACACGTCAATATCTCAAGTTAACGAGCCTCGTAGATCAAACCGTAAAATCCAGCCAACGTCAAGG CTATTGGAAGGGTTACAAAGCTCACTTACCATCTCAAAGATACCTTCTGTTTCGCATGCAGTTCGAAGAAACGTTACAACGAAAG GGAGCACCAGTCATGGCACTTCTTAA